In one window of Longimicrobium sp. DNA:
- a CDS encoding TrmH family RNA methyltransferase, with the protein MSPETRARADMVVGIPLRGRAESLNVAAAGAILLYELLR; encoded by the coding sequence ATCTCCCCGGAGACCCGCGCCCGCGCCGACATGGTGGTCGGCATTCCTCTTCGCGGCCGCGCCGAGTCGCTGAACGTGGCGGCGGCGGGGGCCATCCTGCTGTACGAGCTTCTCCGGTGA